The Blautia hydrogenotrophica DSM 10507 genome window below encodes:
- a CDS encoding type 1 glutamine amidotransferase — translation MKLTIGHLYPDLLNLYGDRGNIQCLMKRCQWRGIEAETIVFELGDAIDFSNLDIVLLGGGSDREQMLVNDELKKIQPDFKAYVEDYGVVIAICGGYQLLGKYYKTEQGTVTGLDLVDLYTEQESPRLIDNIVLKSDLFDMPVVGFENHGGRTYINDNQPFGKVLYGAGNDGISGCEGVVYKNVIGTYLHGPLLPKNPQVTDYLIAKALERKYEKEIVLEPLEDEEEREANRYICQRFVKES, via the coding sequence ATGAAGCTGACAATCGGACATCTTTACCCGGATTTGCTGAATTTGTATGGAGACCGTGGAAATATTCAGTGTCTGATGAAACGGTGTCAATGGAGAGGAATCGAGGCGGAAACCATTGTCTTTGAATTGGGGGATGCCATTGACTTTTCAAATCTGGATATTGTGCTCTTAGGAGGAGGCTCTGACAGAGAACAGATGTTGGTGAATGATGAGTTAAAAAAGATTCAGCCAGATTTTAAGGCGTATGTGGAAGACTATGGTGTGGTCATTGCGATCTGTGGAGGATACCAGCTTTTGGGAAAATATTATAAGACGGAGCAGGGAACGGTCACAGGTCTTGATCTGGTAGATCTGTACACGGAGCAGGAAAGCCCGCGTCTGATTGACAATATTGTGCTGAAAAGCGATCTGTTTGATATGCCGGTGGTGGGATTTGAAAATCATGGAGGCCGGACCTACATCAATGACAATCAGCCTTTCGGCAAGGTATTGTATGGTGCCGGAAATGACGGCATCTCAGGCTGCGAGGGGGTTGTGTACAAAAATGTCATTGGTACTTATCTGCACGGACCGCTTCTGCCTAAGAACCCGCAAGTTACAGATTATCTGATCGCGAAGGCTTTGGAGAGGAAATATGAAAAGGAAATTGTGCTAGAGCCGTTGGAAGACGAGGAAGAAAGGGAAGCCAATCGCTATATTTGCCAGAGATTTGTAAAAGAATCCTAA
- the rd gene encoding rubredoxin codes for MKKYVCGPCGYEYDPEVGDPDNGIAPGTAFEDLPDDWVCPICGVGKDEFEEE; via the coding sequence ATGAAAAAATATGTTTGTGGTCCATGTGGATATGAGTACGATCCAGAAGTAGGTGATCCGGATAACGGAATCGCACCAGGAACCGCTTTTGAAGATCTTCCAGATGATTGGGTATGTCCGATCTGTGGAGTTGGAAAAGACGAGTTCG